One Brevibacillus choshinensis genomic window carries:
- the ssuE gene encoding NADPH-dependent FMN reductase: MARIVIVSGSPYQGSRLDSVLAHTERLLQEEGHQTGRIHVRDLPAEDLLHVRFDSPAIVQANERIAEADAVVIATPIYKAAYSGVLKAFLDLLPQKGLDGKLILPVAIGGTIAHLLAIDYALKPVLSALGARHVLAGAFILDSLVKKKEDGTSELEEEAAQRLQDSVRQLVQELTWKAERSKLANAAN; this comes from the coding sequence ATGGCAAGAATCGTGATTGTATCAGGCAGTCCTTATCAAGGCTCCAGACTGGACAGCGTGCTGGCCCATACAGAACGTTTGCTGCAGGAAGAGGGGCATCAGACCGGGCGGATTCATGTGCGTGACCTGCCGGCTGAGGATTTGCTTCACGTCCGCTTTGACAGTCCCGCGATCGTGCAGGCCAATGAACGGATCGCGGAGGCAGATGCCGTCGTGATTGCGACGCCGATCTACAAAGCAGCGTATTCAGGAGTCCTGAAAGCATTTTTGGACCTGCTCCCGCAAAAGGGGCTGGATGGAAAGCTCATTTTGCCGGTAGCAATCGGGGGCACAATCGCACATCTGCTAGCCATCGATTATGCGCTGAAGCCGGTCCTGTCTGCATTGGGCGCGAGACACGTGCTGGCTGGCGCCTTCATTCTGGATTCGCTGGTGAAAAAGAAAGAGGACGGAACGAGCGAGCTGGAAGAGGAGGCTGCACAGCGTTTGCAGGATTCCGTCAGACAGCTGGTGCAAGAGCTAACGTGGAAGGCAGAGCGCAGCAAGCTCGCCAATGCGGCGAACTGA
- the sstT gene encoding serine/threonine transporter SstT: MKSILAKVSKVSLVKQIIIGLIIGIILAITIPEAAKPVVILGSLFVGALKAIAPVLVLFLVMSAIAQHKNGQRTNMKSIIVLYLLGTFLAGTIAVIASFIFPVGLTLANGAEGVTPPGGVAEVLKTLLLNVVDNPVNAIVKANYIGILAWAVLLGLALRNAVDTTKTMISNFSDAVSKLVGWVIKFAPLGIMGLVFESITTNGLGALLGYAKLLAVLIGCMLFVALVVNPIMVFAAIRQNPYPLVFKCLKESGITAFFTRSSASNIPVNMKLCENLGLNKDSYSVSIPLGATINMAGAAVTISVLTLAAVHTLGIQVDIPTAILLSVVSAICACGASGVAGGSLLLIPLACSLFGIPNELAMQVVGVGFIIGVLQDSFETSLNSSSDVLFTAAAEFKEWRKEGKKITISKAA, from the coding sequence ATGAAAAGTATTCTGGCAAAAGTAAGTAAAGTAAGTCTGGTAAAGCAAATTATCATAGGCTTGATTATTGGTATTATCCTGGCTATTACAATCCCTGAAGCAGCAAAACCTGTAGTCATTTTAGGTTCTTTATTTGTAGGTGCTTTGAAAGCGATTGCACCTGTGTTGGTACTCTTTTTGGTTATGTCGGCCATTGCTCAACATAAAAACGGTCAACGAACGAATATGAAATCCATTATCGTCCTCTACCTTTTAGGAACCTTCTTAGCTGGAACCATCGCAGTTATCGCAAGCTTTATTTTCCCTGTAGGCTTAACACTTGCAAATGGAGCTGAGGGTGTGACGCCTCCTGGCGGTGTTGCAGAGGTTCTCAAGACTTTGCTGCTAAATGTGGTGGATAACCCCGTTAACGCGATTGTCAAAGCGAATTATATCGGGATCTTGGCTTGGGCAGTGCTTCTTGGTCTGGCTTTGAGAAATGCCGTTGATACGACGAAAACGATGATCAGTAATTTTTCCGATGCAGTTTCGAAGTTGGTTGGCTGGGTCATTAAGTTTGCACCTTTGGGAATCATGGGTCTCGTATTTGAGTCGATTACCACAAATGGATTGGGTGCGTTGCTAGGCTATGCGAAATTGCTCGCTGTATTGATTGGTTGCATGCTTTTCGTGGCATTGGTTGTCAATCCAATCATGGTATTTGCAGCCATAAGACAAAACCCTTACCCGCTTGTTTTCAAGTGCTTGAAGGAAAGCGGCATTACAGCGTTCTTTACAAGAAGCTCAGCTTCGAATATTCCTGTAAATATGAAATTGTGCGAAAATCTGGGTTTGAATAAAGATAGTTATTCCGTATCGATTCCATTAGGGGCAACCATCAATATGGCTGGAGCAGCTGTTACGATTTCTGTTTTGACCCTGGCAGCGGTTCATACTCTTGGCATTCAAGTGGATATCCCTACTGCTATCCTCCTTAGCGTCGTATCCGCTATATGTGCTTGCGGTGCTTCTGGGGTGGCTGGAGGATCTTTATTACTGATTCCTCTCGCATGCAGCTTATTCGGCATTCCAAATGAACTCGCGATGCAGGTAGTCGGAGTCGGCTTTATTATCGGTGTGTTACAAGACTCTTTCGAAACGTCACTCAACTCCTCTTCAGACGTTCTCTTCACAGCAGCAGCTGAGTTTAAAGAGTGGCGAAAAGAAGGAAAGAAAATAACTATCTCCAAAGCAGCATAA